The Vanessa atalanta chromosome 6, ilVanAtal1.2, whole genome shotgun sequence region agtaAGTAATAAgatttgacaaatttattttaatgatgatcctaaaaaatttagttcataaatttattagtaaatatttatttatatagtgaaAACAAAACTACTTAAcactaaaatattcattaagtatgttttaactaaaaaaataaaaataagtttttatatagcACACATTTTATgagaacatttatataaatatttattaattttttttagctaATCATTATTTgatagaaaaaattatattaatttatgtttataagcttttaaatttgtttgtctaacaatttattttatttttcaactataacatgtaaataaaatatagtctatgcatttatttaaaagtttaaagaaaatgtgtgacaatatttttagttttgtaatCATAGTAGATCTAGTGGAAAGTGAACAATATCCAGGAGAATAcaatgaatcaaattgttttaaaaaagatatTGAGCAATAGTATAGAGAGTAGTGaattaaaacctaaaaaaaaacaatgcaatcaTTACCGATCTGGCATAAGATGATCGACAGCTTCCTTCCTATATCTAGCGATAAATGGTAATGTGCAACcttcatttattaatgaaataaatttttgagCTAAGATTGGagtaattttttcaaaatttgatAGCATTTCAGCATCACTGAATGAGCTATTGCATTCTTCTAATTCTTGAATTTCTCTATTAAGATTAATATCGTTATCAGTGTCATCATTTacttgtatttcttttttaatttgtttttttattatttttctcttggGCTTATCATCATTAATGTCTTTTTTAATGACTTTCTTCTTAGGCTTGTCATCTTCACTATTGTCACTTAACAATTCCTTAATTGTAACGAGCTTTTTACTACTTGCTTTAgtagttattttcttttttatactaGGTTTTTGATTTTCATCATCAACatcttttattttcctttttctAGAGCGAGAGTCTACGCCTTccatattcaatacaaaaatatttcaatctaaattttatttatttcaataactgCTTTTGTCCAGTGGTCAAAATACAGATacttatttcaaattcaaattcaaaacaatttatatcattGCTTAACTTTTGAAGATAAACTTCAAAGTTCAAACTGCTTCTGTCAAAGTCAGTTGCGTGTAATGATACACATTAGACCCAGATATTTGCAAAATTTGTTTTGGAAATAAGGGaacgtattaaattttttttaaaaaaatgatcaatgatacaatattaataaaaaatagagtaCTCAATTGGGTGCAGTAAATGTGAATGGAGcattataagaaatacaaatttaaatggtaaaaattacaagaaataatactacaataaacaaattaaaaaatattttttcctattccaatggaagtaggaaaaaagataaacaaaccatacatttacgtatttcataccATTTACTactaactcagctatattgtgcactactaagagtttgtgattattatatctttatttataataaaacactattacaTTTAACTACATATTTCTACTTTAATATAACCAATTTaagataacagtttcgtcgacgttcaaaacgccattttttcgcaaatccatagtgaatatcatagattaatcaagctctcgaccaatgatatcgcgtcaatttgctgtcaaatgttgtttatttggcttttttcctgttatggttgaaaTAGAGTATACGCTCGAAtcgaatgtataaaaaaatcctaataaaAAAGCACATTTTAACAACTAGCTTAAAATAAGATGGTATTTTAAATGCATTAATTATTGCCACTGGTAGCAAAtgtgtttaaagtaatttaatttttaacatataagcATTCAAATTAAGACATAAgaatttattgtgtttatttgcaTAATGCTTCATTAAATATAAGcccaaataataattagttatttgagCTTGAAAATTAGTATTATGgcctgaattaatttatttacgtgcAAAGCACCAAATTCTAGAAAAACATTCCATAGGTTTGGACTTTGGAGAACATTTTTTATGTACGAATCCTAACTGTATTTTTTTGcgactacatttttattatattcattctcattatcatttttatatattccctCATTACCGTCGGATTATGATAGTAAAGGAACAAACTGTACCTGTATTTGCACACATATTTGTGCActacatataacatttatttcctGCGTCCATCGCCCTTGAGTTTAGTCGCCGTGGCCGAAATGGATcagtaaatcataattattattataaaataaaagaatattaaaaacacaatggattcacatatttaaaaaaaaatctcactatagtaaggaaataaataataattatgatgacaAAAGTAAGCTCTTACTAATTAATAAGTGTACCTatgtttaaaaaaggaatattaagaaaacatagacactatgatattttatttatttttaacaaacatcTATTGATAGAATTATCCCAATCTATAAATCCATTATTGGATAAATTTATCTCctcatatttaaaacatttcagctctgaaaaaagaaaaaaaaaatattaaaaagttgagTGATATTGagttattatcaatataaccTAATGGATACATACCTAGGTCCTTTAGAAATTCATTAAATGTATCTTGATTTCGTATGACACTGGCTATGTATatatcaacattattatttatcttgtgGATCATTAAAAGTACATTTAACAATGGCTGCAATATTGATGGGTCATATACTATATCAGCTCCAATAACAATATTTGGTATATAAGGTAACAATAATTCTTCAGTATCATTCCAATCCAACAACATGACACCTAAATATGATATTCAGTATTAGAGTTTACataagaacattttaaatagcccatacatacaatttttttttataaaaaatatcaaacctaTTGATTTGTCTCCGTTTGTGTACATATttggtttaatattttctttcaagcAAAAATCTGATAAATTTActtgaatgttattatttattgtattcaataCATCTGAATGGCAATCAGTCATTATCATGGATGTTATATCACATAGTTTAGCAATAGTTATGCCAGTGAATCCAACGCCAGACCCTAGTTCAAGAACATTCTTGTTAGAAAATGTTTCTTTATGACACAAAGCCCAATCTGATAGCATAAGAGCagcctaaaataataattgaagtattttaattcttactactagtaataataaatactcaatTTGGAGTACATATTTATCTTTACCTCCCAAGTCTTTAAGCCAGTAGTCCCATTAAGTACCATGTTTTTTGTTTCCTTGatggttattatattattaaaatcattcccAACTACATAGTGGCGGTAACAAAAATCATTTATGGAGGTTTTCATGATATTACATAGGAATGTATACATATCGTCATGGACTTCTTGTTCAGGTTCTAAGTattgtattaacattttaaaaaagcgGACACAAAAATCTCGATGGCAagggtattttttaaaaagagtgGTTTTTACggtttgctttaaaaataagtcTTGATTTTCccaagtcattttttttatttcttcggCCTGAAAAatgtaactaattaattaattttaagatttaattcaaaaatgtttaggTAAGTACAGATACTTattattcatgatttttttaagatGAACTTACTTTCAGATTACAATGTACgcctttaaaaaaagataaagaaatctttttaattaaattatgatccACCATATtgcttttttgttttgtttaaatgcaatgtatgtattctatttaaattctAACCTATTCAAGCAATTTACATGAGAATGTTGTCAttcacttaacttttttttttatttctgtaatgtAATCGGTAATTCAGTGTTGACAAATCGtgcctttatatttattaaacattaatacagccatatttataacttattttattttatattttcacgtTCTAGTTTACTTTAATCGTTATTTTGGTTATTTAGTATATGATGACAAAATGTCAAAagttttgaaatgttttgtaCCGTCGAGAACAAAATTGTCAAATAGGTTATACTATGGtctattttgttaaatagtcttggaaaaataaaaataaaaatttaagaacaTATAAAATCTTTCTCTAACCAATAGTTCTTATTAGTACTTTATAAATTCGACTCAAGACGTACGTCCTTAAGCGGGAATTCATCTGAGATCTCAATAACTACCTAAAGTCGTTTTGTAATGCTTCATAAGCATCCAGGGGTAAATTTATTGCTTTTCTATAATTAGACATcctttctttctttataatagCCAAGTCAATTACATCAACTTGTAatcgaaaatatatacaaaatgaagATAACACgataacagaaaaaatataactaaaaacatattcTGGGCTGTATGTAAAACAATTTTGCCTTTTCCAAGACGATAGGTAtagtttagaaaataatttgtcaGTGTCACTGTCAATTATTGTCAATTGTCAAATTATCAAAGGAACGAACGGGACAACAAATCTATTACCTACTTGTAACCTAAactataataaagttttatatattacttagtaCTAAGTACTgatctgataaaataaattgtaaattaatatttaaaacttaatgtcTAGTAAAAATGAAGAATCATCAAAACTGGATGAAAACGGTAATGAGAAGAAAGAAGCTTGGGGTTATGATTTGTATCCAGAAAGACGAGGAACATTTAAACCAACTATTACTAACGTGTTGATAGGTAAAGAGGGAAAAGAAGGTATTGAAAAAATCAAATGTGAGAAGAAtgtgtataattgtataaaggaaagtaagtgtaatagttttgattcaataaaaattaacatttgtttttaattctttaaatttgaatatggaaatgAACACAAatcatgataattattatatcttataggTCCTATTGTAAAGGTGATGCTGGCAGCACTCAAGAGCTCTGGTTGGTTAGTTGAAGtacatatatctattaaataaacatttagtcACAAACATGAACCAAATTATTAACATGTGAATTTTTTTTGTAGCCCTGTCGATATTAGACGGCATATCTCTTGTGAGGTGTGTGATTATTCTGTCAGTGGTGGTTACGACCCACAATTAAATCAGGTAcagtttcttttaatttactatttaatatattgtgtacTTACATCTTAATCATGTATcatctttacaattttttttgtcttatttaagATTGTGGTATGTCAAAATGTATCAACACGTAAGGGTATGGTACAAGGAGTCTTGACTCATGAGATGATCCACATGTTCGACTACTGCCGTAATGAACTAGATTTCAAGAATATGGAACACCTTGCGTGCACTGAAATCAGAGCTGCCAACCTCACACATTGTTCATTTGCTAGTGCCTGGTCACAAGGTGATGCATCAttgacaaaaattaaacaagctCATCAGGTATGCTTCAACTTAATGCAGTTAAAGAATTAACAGAAATGTATACATTTgtgttaagtttaatttttttatttttttataatatatttatatattgatgatGTATTTAGTACAGTATCACTTgtgtaatttcaattaaattctgctaCATATGAATCCACCGACCAACAttagagcagtgtggtggaatattgTTGTGACTTTCTCCTCCTTAGCCCAGATGTGGTAGATTTATAGATTGTTACTCCTCCTGTCCTGATTAATTTTCGAAAaccaacttaatttatttttactcaagaaatttaaatgttaacaatgtatataataataataacgacctCTGCGGTCGAGTattgtgtacaccagttttcatgggtacgccactccgaggtcccgggttcgattcccggccgagtcgatgtagaaaaagttcattagttgtctacgttgtcttgggtctgggtgtttgtggtaccgtcattacttctgatttccataacacaagtgctttagctacttacattgggatcagagtaatgtatgtgatgttgtccaatatttatttatttattatttataataatatcaatatataacatGAGAATTAATAACctctatatatacttatttaagcaGGCTCCTACATGCACATATATGcacatatatatatgcataaattaaatgtaaaactacatagtcaacaatttaaaatgaaatataatatattatgtcctgTATATGTCATAATAATCCtgtataaatcaattaatactaattctttgctttttatataataagctcTATTTATTAATGTCTTTTACACagaataaagtaaaagtaatatagcctatttgactggtttttcaaatgcattttatattatttagtaaaggTAAAGGTAAGggtaaggaacccagtaaaagttttttttttttattctagtacatatttgctgaaaaatagccaaataaaaattccatatttaaatagcgcgcgaaaacgctactttgacaatatggcgctgcaatggggtcggtgacgtcacttgcctgtcttgtaatctgtggcacttataatccacatacagtcggcaaacgaggttaataagcaagtgacgtcatcataagcccgaccaatcgggagcgttttgtgtcacgtgacaaacgtttaaaaaaggcatttttatttatggatttttgagtaaattaattattattttcaactttcgttaataaataaccatttttaaactcataatttatactgattacaataattaacactttatttttcgcattgtcaaatagcctattataataaaatattgtcaacaTTGTCTGCACTATAAATTGCAtagtttagtagtttttgtaaattatttaccaCCATCATTTTTTTTGCAGGATTGTGTTAAAACAAAAGCACTATACTCAGTCCTTGCTGTACGTCAGATCGGTAAGGCAGAGGCTGTTGACGTCATAGAAAAAGTATTTCCAAAGTGTTACAATGACCTGGAGCCCATAGGAAGAAGAATTAGGAGGAACTCAGAGGATATGGAACGTGCTTACCGAGAAGCGTCTTACTATGGATATGATTTGTAAAAATAGGAACATAAAGTAATGTAGATATGTACATATTGCGATTggttttattgcaattttagggtgaaataataaaagatattttaatttatttaaaataatgtcttttATTTCAACTATTATTTACACATACAATATGTATTGTCTAATTGAAACCTTCATTTTATTAACTACTGTTCACATAACAGTAAtcaacttatattattattttttaaacacaaaacatattaatttatttaataattaaatatttaagaggcaatatttattggtaaataaTAAGTTGCTGGCAACATCATGTGTTATGATTTTTTAACATTCATATTatagatatgtttttattatacatcttTCATAAAGAAATGCaaagttttacattaaattaaatgataaccTGCATTCAAGCTTCAAACGATTTTTGAaactgtaattaaatacaatagcTAATGCCGAAATACGTTTACTTGACATTAATactctaattattaaaaaacaaacaatccataaaaaaaaattgaatgaggttttttatattaaaaagatatatacaattatttattaatagttacttgaaaataaaaagtttttaggctatattaataattattcgattcatttcttttatgacgtgattaataataacagtaatgTCTCTAGAGATCAAATTAATGTCGTTGTGATCTGACAGGTAcggattagttttttttttaattctatatccgtagtgaaaatgattttgaaactttgtgcataaaaaatatttgtgccTTAATATGCCACGGAGGCAAAAGCCAGCagataaagcaataaataagtataagacaagcttatttacattttaattaattacatttgacTAGCATAAAAtgtcgtttttaaaaaaaattgcgtctTACGCgctattttaagttttactaaataataacaattgattaaaaaaactaaatcatttgatatttttattcgttttaatggGTGTCCCgtaaagtacatatttttttaatattgatatgtgcatattaaatagttttgataagtatgaaataaattgttatatacatgttatttgtatatatacaccgaatgtgtatattttttcgatAATCGTGTAAGATATTGTGAAACTCGACGTGCTTCTTAATTTGTTTAAGCTGATGACGAATgaacaatatatttagaaaatacaatgttaaaagtatttgtctaaaattattttttaagcctataatgttatatttatgtaaagcgAAAGGCACAGTAATAAGGCGTGATGTTCTAGTAATCTACTGAGCTCAAATGGTCCCAATGTCGTGTGATATTTTAAGGCAAAATCTTTAATGTAGACTTATGTTTGTAatctatacattaataaatacttaaactcTAAACATAggatttatttgaatatcaatCGTTGTCAATACAATATCTACCAAAAACTCGTTAATCCACTTTTTATGAAAACTTGCAAAAACcactgatgatgatgaataatatttttcgcTGAGCGagaattgcttatttttgtcTAACCGAATAAAGTCGTGAGATGGActagtaaatatgtttatagtaaaataacaaggagataaaaaatattctgcaaataattatattaaagtaaaagctTAAAGAATTAGTACCTATGTCAAATTGGATGCTAATTCTTTTGAACTCTATGACATTTCAGTCTACATACAAATAGGATCTTCAAATCTGACCACATTTTAAATTCAGAACTGTACAATAGGACGGATAGTCAAAGCGTTCTTAAAAGTATTAACATTAGGCACACACATGACATTCATTTCATCAGCATAAGGGAAGTTTTCAAGAATACTGAAAACTTCTTCGGTATAATTACATTTCAGATAGTTACGAATATCTTAGAAAATGGTAGTACagtgttattttaatagataaagctttaaattatttgaattacaagaaaataacaatattatattttagttattgcttttttaaattattgcattTCTCCTGGCCATACCATatcatgattttataataaatttctgtTATttcgtcattattattaaaatatatcaagacaataaacatattgcaatgttttaaataaacttatatatccTATAAAACAGTGtaacgttttttaataaattttttataaacttaactATTAAATCGTCATTAACAATGGGTCAAACGTTAATAAAGTATCTAGCAGCTTatctaatatttacaattgtcTTATACCGAGTAGGCACTCTACACAAAGTCACATTAGTCGGGCATCGCTCGGTGTGCTTCACTGAGATATGTGGTCCAGTAGATGATAGTGAAAAGAGTAAAACAAATAGGGAATACCATGAGGGCGAACTTGTCTAGTGCCCCATGTTGGGCGCCACAGAACATGACGCCTCGATCAGCCATCGCAGCAAACCTTACTAAGAAACTTCCAGAGGAGTCACCTGGCATCGTGTCCAAAATTGGCGAGTCCTAAAgagaacataattaaataatatcggGTTTTGACTTCTTATGTTTttggcattttattattaaacatactacaacttcaatttacaattttaaatctaCTAGCGTCCATAACATACCTGTGTGTGCAATGCGATGAAAGCATTGGTGTAGGTACTTGttttgtctaattatttatacggAGCCACAAAAAAGGTAGTTTAAGATaataaagctttaaaaataGTCAAATTTTGCGCTAATAGagttaaaatattgtgtaatcTTTTAACGAATTTTATAAGTTCTAGCTTATTGTCTATCTATGCACTCAAATCAATTTAGTCTACATGGATGGACATAAAGTTCTTCTAGCTTCATTTAGCGTGACCCACACAGTGCATTGAACTTTTACCTTACTGACTGTTCTCGTCTCACATCCGACTTTATTGTCTCTTCGAAGCCTTCTCTCCTTAGATGACAACTAAAAATTGTTTGCCTAATTTAAGAAAGAACAACAAAGTCCATACATATACCGTACGCTAACGTACAACTGTTTTAGCTGATGCCGTGTAAATGCAATTTACTTACTACTTAGTCATTGAACACATCTTTTTTACGTCGTCGTGTAAACATGTGCGTGTTCATGATAACGTTTGGCTAAAACATCCTGCATTGTATATTTTCAATGCTTTTGAAgtctacatacataataatttattcaagatgTCGAGTTGAGATGTAAATGCTAAGAGTtcattgcttataaaaatatttaccctCTGAATTGTCTGATGAGAGAATTGTTGCTTAAGACCTTCATCTTCTACACTGAGTTGCGGCGAGAAAACACCACCTTGAGGTGTACCGCTAACTGGTGTACTTAAcctctgttaaaaaaaatagtcttcattataaaataaactcaagGAAATTTGACTACAAAAGCCTGGTGAGAAAAGTGAAAGCCCGTAAATACACTTCAGATCAAGAGGATCATTTATCTAGAAAGTTTGTAGCCTTTTTCATATCTCTGCTTGCTGAATGATATATCTTGTAAACACTTAAGTCTTTATTGGCTCGAAGCGAGTTAAGAACCCAAGATCTCGAGATCTGCAGCTATTTAGGCTAGCAATTAGACCAAGAAGTTGATTatactaaaactataaaaaggaaaataatttttgtttattggtGATATTTTCAGTACAAACTTAGAATCTTTATAcgtcatttatttttcagataCAGTCACGAGATTCCCGAAATATGTAATACGTGGATGGTTAATGATAGAgtttgtaatgaaaaataatcaatatataaattaaaacgtagAATTTCGGTAATACCATCGATCTATCATCATACATGATGAAtgcaataaattgatttaaccTTTGCAATGCACATCAACGCTTAAAATCATTGCTCGTATTGCCCTTCCTATCGAGCCAAATTTGGTAGGAACCTTTTAGTAGAGTTTCGGACgttcattttaaaatagattactGTAATTTTCGTCAGGTCAAGGTCTTTTAGAAAGCTTTATAGAGAGTTTGGTATACCTCTCGATCCGGATGACGAAAACGTCCTTTGGGATTTGGTAGTGCATTTTATACGTTTGAAACGAATTCATCTATGATTAACTGCTCactttaaatttcgaaattcaaaacgtGCGTTCtatttatcacaatattttttgacGAAGTTCATACATAATTGAAGCGCGTAATTTTCGGTGCATTCCCCAGGTCGCCTAAAAATGCAGTGCGGGACGAGACGTTATGCTGAACAGACCTGTTACACTTTTCTCCACAAACACAGGGCGCGGGGATGTGAGATATGTGCGGGGATTTATCGATAACGCCCGATCGAGCAAGGTCAACGACGTACATATATCTACCTTTGATTTAGATTTGCTTGGAGTATGGACTCTGCGTGGTATATTATACtacacaaatatattgtattagttCTACATAAAACAGGTACTTACCTGTGAATGGTTGATATGTATAGGCGGCGCGAGTTGCGCGGCGGAAGCGGCGCGCCGAAGGTCTTGTCGCCGTCTACTCCAACTCTTGTCATAGCGGATGCCAAAAAGCACCACGAAGTATTCTAATAACGCAAGGAACACGAATATCGTGCACGAGATCAGCCAAACCTCAATGCATTTCAGTTCCAGAGCATCGGGAGAATTCGTGCTGAAAATGACACcaataatacttaaattgaaatatttttaaaatctcttaAAGATGTTGCTCTCTGTTTGGTATTTTTTAAGACTTCAATTTAAGTATACATTACAtagaagatattattattattaaattttaccgaACGTTTGGTACAGGTTTCATCAAAATCTTTATAGCCGCTTccaacaaatgaaaatatgtaaatataacatcaaatttataaaatacttagttACACAATTGAAAAACTGCAAGTTTATAGACAAAAGTGAAGTtcaggtttaaattaaattaaaaattaataatagaaatttgtaattatttaaataaatatcaaaataaaggtTAAACCAACCTCACAGTATCAAACATGGTGACCAATGAGAGCAAAGTAGTCACTAGCAACACCATCCGTCCCGGTACAATCTCCGGTATGACACAGAAGCTGCCCCAAGATATGATGACAAAGAGGGAGGAAGGTAAATAACTCTCTAGTAGGTAGCCCCGCAGCTCACGAGACAGCTTGATTTGCAAACGTGCCGCGGAATGCTCAcctgtgaatattttattttcatttgttttctttttaataaatttagatagGATAAAGTAATGGTAAGACTGTTATGGAGGTcaagtcataaataatattttatacaaaggaGTCAGTATATTAAACGTTCAATATATTATGCAATTGAAAAAAGGAATTAGTATCAAAAACTTACAGTGATTGGATTTGACAAATTTCAAGACATTTATTGAGTaactcttaaaattatatttgcgtCTATTCTAATAGAATCTCCACAAACAAACATTCTActacacattttaaattaattaaaacttatgtttttttttttatttctctatttaaaa contains the following coding sequences:
- the LOC125064638 gene encoding mitochondrial inner membrane protease ATP23 homolog; the encoded protein is MSSKNEESSKLDENGNEKKEAWGYDLYPERRGTFKPTITNVLIGKEGKEGIEKIKCEKNVYNCIKESPIVKVMLAALKSSGCPVDIRRHISCEVCDYSVSGGYDPQLNQIVVCQNVSTRKGMVQGVLTHEMIHMFDYCRNELDFKNMEHLACTEIRAANLTHCSFASAWSQGDASLTKIKQAHQDCVKTKALYSVLAVRQIGKAEAVDVIEKVFPKCYNDLEPIGRRIRRNSEDMERAYREASYYGYDL
- the LOC125064749 gene encoding glycine receptor subunit alpha-4-like isoform X1, yielding MWTLFMPLLALLAQGDGVSFTPNKELLECASQILYIDQHAYQLPTNYSRNIPPGKNTTVYIGVNVNRVSGVDENREEITLDVFLQVSWEEMRLKVPPGRSYIDLPWEFRQLIWTPDLYIWQLQTMRILSVLQEMASLRLYANRTVSVSIGATITIKCEMDFVLYPLDVQNCAIDFSSYKYTREDVRFEWREVAPWFGLAGEQRREFRLPKYVVTFVTDKSKHIRNFGEGEHSAARLQIKLSRELRGYLLESYLPSSLFVIISWGSFCVIPEIVPGRMVLLVTTLLSLVTMFDTVSTNSPDALELKCIEVWLISCTIFVFLALLEYFVVLFGIRYDKSWSRRRQDLRRAASAAQLAPPIHINHSQRLSTPVSGTPQGGVFSPQLSVEDEGLKQQFSHQTIQRLSSKERRLRRDNKVGCETRTVSKDSPILDTMPGDSSGSFLVRFAAMADRGVMFCGAQHGALDKFALMVFPICFTLFTIIYWTTYLSEAHRAMPD
- the LOC125064749 gene encoding glycine receptor subunit alpha-4-like isoform X2, whose protein sequence is MWTLFMPLLALLAQGDGVSFTPNKELLECASQILYIDQHAYQLPTNYSRNIPPGKNTTVYIGVNVNRVSGVDENREEITLDVFLQVSWEEMRLKVPPGRSYIDLPWEFRQLIWTPDLYIWQLQTMRILSVLQEMASLRLYANRTVSVSIGATITIKCEMDFVLYPLDVQNCAIDFSSYKYTREDVRFEWREVAPWFGLAGEQRREFRLPKYVVTFVTDKSKHIRNFGEGEHSAARLQIKLSRELRGYLLESYLPSSLFVIISWGSFCVIPEIVPGRMVLLVTTLLSLVTMFDTVSTNSPDALELKCIEVWLISCTIFVFLALLEYFVVLFGIRYDKSWSRRRQDLRRAASAAQLAPPIHINHSQRLSTPVSGTPQGGVFSPQLSVEDEGLKQQFSHQTIQRDSPILDTMPGDSSGSFLVRFAAMADRGVMFCGAQHGALDKFALMVFPICFTLFTIIYWTTYLSEAHRAMPD
- the LOC125064749 gene encoding glycine receptor subunit alpha-4-like isoform X3, giving the protein MCKILYIDQHAYQLPTNYSRNIPPGKNTTVYIGVNVNRVSGVDENREEITLDVFLQVSWEEMRLKVPPGRSYIDLPWEFRQLIWTPDLYIWQLQTMRILSVLQEMASLRLYANRTVSVSIGATITIKCEMDFVLYPLDVQNCAIDFSSYKYTREDVRFEWREVAPWFGLAGEQRREFRLPKYVVTFVTDKSKHIRNFGEGEHSAARLQIKLSRELRGYLLESYLPSSLFVIISWGSFCVIPEIVPGRMVLLVTTLLSLVTMFDTVSTNSPDALELKCIEVWLISCTIFVFLALLEYFVVLFGIRYDKSWSRRRQDLRRAASAAQLAPPIHINHSQRLSTPVSGTPQGGVFSPQLSVEDEGLKQQFSHQTIQRLSSKERRLRRDNKVGCETRTVSKDSPILDTMPGDSSGSFLVRFAAMADRGVMFCGAQHGALDKFALMVFPICFTLFTIIYWTTYLSEAHRAMPD